One window from the genome of Kaistella carnis encodes:
- a CDS encoding S9 family peptidase, with amino-acid sequence MSADKANLNTENIIAEPVAPVAKKIPATLEVHGDQRIDPYFWLRERENPEVLEYLEAENAYCEAVMKDTEGFQQLLFDEMKARYKEDDQSLPYFFNDYWYIVRFVEGKEHPLFTRKFQTLDHDEEILLDVNILAEGQKFFEVGSVAVSPNNKLISYSSDNMGRRIYNINFKNLETGEILQDQIPNTTGKAVWANDNEHIFYIRKDDSLRAFQVYLHQLGTDSSQDVLVYHEEDDAFDVNVFKTKSLEYIFISSSSTISDEQRFIPASDVLAKWQIIQPRIDDLEYSVEHYNDEFYIITNADDATNFKIVKTKVATPGIENWTEVIPHREEVLLEGFEIFNNYLVLEERIEGLLQIKIIDHQNNSFHYLPFSDPSYTAYIGLNLEFDTNKLRFGYTSLTQPNATFEYDMKERTTLLLKQQEVLGGNFLPENYISERVWAEARDGELVPISLVYHKDTPKSAETPLLLYGYGSYGHTVDASFSNVRLSILDRGFIYAIAHVRGGEYMGREWYEDGKMLNKKNTFFDFIDAAKFLIKENYTSSKHLYAMGGSAGGLLMGAVINYEPELFHGIVAQVPFVDVVTTMLDETIPLTTGEFDEWGNPKDREYYDYIKSYSPYDNIEAKAYPNILITTGLHDSQVQYWEPAKWTAKLRDLKTDQNILIFKTDMSAGHGGASGRFESLKEDALEYAFLMKLENKINGK; translated from the coding sequence ATGAGCGCTGATAAAGCAAATTTAAATACAGAAAATATAATCGCTGAGCCCGTTGCACCGGTCGCTAAAAAAATCCCCGCTACTTTAGAAGTTCATGGTGATCAAAGAATTGATCCTTATTTCTGGTTAAGGGAGAGGGAGAATCCAGAAGTTTTGGAATATCTGGAAGCAGAAAATGCATATTGTGAAGCGGTGATGAAGGATACTGAAGGTTTTCAGCAACTCCTATTCGATGAAATGAAAGCGCGCTATAAAGAAGACGATCAATCGTTGCCGTATTTTTTCAATGACTATTGGTATATCGTGCGCTTTGTTGAAGGAAAAGAACATCCCTTATTTACCCGTAAGTTTCAGACTTTAGATCATGATGAAGAAATTCTTTTGGATGTCAATATTCTGGCAGAAGGTCAAAAGTTTTTTGAGGTTGGGAGTGTTGCGGTTTCTCCGAATAACAAACTCATCAGTTACTCGTCTGATAATATGGGACGTAGAATTTACAATATCAATTTTAAAAATTTAGAAACGGGTGAAATTCTACAGGATCAGATTCCCAATACCACGGGAAAAGCTGTTTGGGCAAATGATAATGAACATATTTTTTACATTAGAAAAGATGACAGTTTAAGAGCCTTTCAAGTGTATCTTCATCAACTGGGAACCGATTCTTCGCAAGATGTTTTGGTGTATCACGAAGAAGATGATGCTTTTGATGTGAATGTTTTTAAAACAAAATCTTTAGAATATATTTTCATCTCCAGTTCCAGCACGATTTCAGATGAGCAGCGTTTTATTCCTGCTTCCGATGTGTTGGCGAAGTGGCAGATTATTCAGCCCCGAATTGATGATCTGGAATATTCCGTAGAACATTATAATGATGAATTTTATATTATTACCAATGCAGATGATGCCACCAACTTTAAAATTGTAAAAACGAAAGTTGCAACACCGGGAATTGAAAATTGGACCGAAGTAATTCCACATCGTGAAGAAGTTTTACTGGAAGGTTTCGAGATTTTTAATAATTATTTGGTTCTGGAGGAAAGAATTGAAGGTCTTTTGCAGATTAAAATCATCGACCATCAAAATAACAGTTTTCATTATCTACCTTTTTCAGATCCTAGTTATACTGCCTACATCGGATTGAATTTAGAATTTGATACGAACAAATTGCGTTTTGGGTATACTTCTTTAACGCAGCCAAATGCTACTTTTGAATATGATATGAAGGAAAGAACAACCCTTCTTCTGAAGCAGCAGGAAGTTTTGGGTGGGAATTTTTTACCGGAAAATTATATTTCAGAAAGAGTTTGGGCAGAAGCCCGAGATGGAGAACTGGTTCCGATCTCTTTGGTTTATCATAAAGACACGCCAAAATCTGCGGAAACTCCCTTATTGCTGTACGGCTACGGAAGTTACGGACATACCGTGGATGCGAGTTTTTCAAATGTGCGGCTTTCTATTCTGGATCGCGGTTTCATCTATGCTATTGCACATGTTCGCGGTGGGGAATATATGGGCAGAGAATGGTATGAAGATGGCAAAATGCTGAATAAAAAGAATACTTTTTTCGATTTTATCGATGCTGCAAAATTTTTGATAAAAGAAAATTATACTTCATCAAAACATCTTTATGCAATGGGCGGCAGCGCAGGCGGACTTTTAATGGGGGCGGTTATCAACTATGAACCCGAACTTTTTCATGGTATTGTAGCACAGGTTCCTTTCGTAGATGTGGTAACGACGATGTTAGACGAAACCATTCCTTTAACGACAGGAGAATTTGATGAATGGGGAAATCCAAAAGACAGAGAATATTACGACTACATAAAATCGTACTCTCCTTATGATAATATAGAAGCGAAAGCCTATCCAAATATTTTAATTACCACAGGTTTGCATGATTCTCAGGTACAATATTGGGAGCCGGCAAAATGGACGGCCAAACTGCGGGATTTAAAAACCGATCAAAATATTTTGATTTTTAAAACCGATATGAGTGCAGGACATGGTGGCGCAAGCGGCAGATTTGAATCTTTAAAAGAAGACGCTTTGGAATATGCTTTTTTAATGAAATTAGAAAATAAAATAAATGGAAAATAG
- a CDS encoding uroporphyrinogen-III synthase, giving the protein MKIKSILVSQPSPNESSPYLEMAKKEKIKIDFRSFIHVEGVDAKELRAQKIDLSQYTGIIFTSKNAVDHYFRLAEEMRFSVPDSMRYICQSEAIANYLQKHIVYRKRKISFGEKTFADLVPLFKKFPSEKYILPASDILSADIQRILESTSIDWTRATMYRTVSSDLSDINITDYDMLVFFSPQGIRSLAANFENFEQNGTKIAVFGATTELAAKEAGLRVDVMAPSKESPSMTMAIEKYIRNLEK; this is encoded by the coding sequence ATGAAAATTAAATCTATACTGGTTTCTCAACCGTCTCCTAACGAATCTTCTCCTTATTTAGAAATGGCAAAAAAAGAAAAAATCAAAATTGATTTTAGATCTTTTATCCACGTTGAAGGTGTTGATGCCAAGGAGCTTAGAGCACAGAAAATTGATCTGTCGCAATACACCGGTATTATTTTTACCAGTAAAAATGCCGTAGATCATTATTTTCGTTTAGCAGAAGAAATGCGTTTTTCTGTTCCCGATTCAATGCGGTATATCTGCCAATCTGAAGCAATTGCGAATTACCTGCAGAAACATATTGTATACAGAAAGAGAAAGATCTCTTTTGGCGAAAAAACATTTGCAGATCTGGTTCCACTATTTAAGAAATTCCCGTCTGAAAAATATATTCTGCCTGCTTCAGATATTCTGAGTGCTGATATTCAAAGAATTTTAGAATCAACTTCTATTGACTGGACCAGAGCGACCATGTACAGAACAGTGAGCAGTGATTTATCCGACATTAACATCACAGATTATGATATGTTGGTGTTTTTCAGTCCGCAAGGAATTAGATCTCTTGCCGCTAACTTTGAAAACTTTGAACAAAACGGCACAAAAATCGCCGTTTTCGGAGCAACAACAGAATTGGCTGCGAAAGAAGCCGGACTTCGTGTAGATGTCATGGCTCCAAGTAAAGAATCACCATCTATGACGATGGCTATCGAAAAATACATAAGAAATTTGGAGAAATAA